In the Candidatus Methylomirabilota bacterium genome, TCACCTGCTCGAGGACGGCCACGACATCCGCACCGTACAGGAACTCCTGGGGCACCGGGACGTGACGACGACGATGATCTACACGCACGTCCTGAACCGTGGGCCGGCCGCCGTGCGGAGCCCGGCCGACCGGATGTTCGCGCCGTGACACGCTCAGCCGCTTCCGCGTGGCGCTGCGCCAACATACGCTGCGCGATTCCGCAGCCTATCCCGGCCGCGTCAGGGCCGCTTGATCGACCGCACGGCGTTGAAAGCATGGAGCCCGACGCCAGCAGGAGAGATCGTTTCGCCATCGGAATACCCCGACCGGCCGCGCAGTGTTTGCGGGAATACGCAGATCAGCGTATCCCGGGGCCGAATTCGAGCTGGGCGTCTTGTGGGCCGTAACGTTATGGGTTACACTTGTCCGGGTGATCCGTGGGTTCAGGCACAAGGGGTTGGCCAAGTTCTTCGAGACCGGCCCAAAGGCCGGCGTCCAGGCACAACACGCCGAACGGCTGCGCCTGATCTTGGGCCGCTTGAGCGCCGCCACTTCGCCACCAGACATGGCACTCCCAGGGCTGAGCCTTCATCCACTCGGGGGTGACCGCAAGGGCACGTGGGCCGTGTCGGTGAGCGGCAACTGGCGGGTTACGTTCAAGTTCGTCGGTAAGGATG is a window encoding:
- a CDS encoding type II toxin-antitoxin system RelE/ParE family toxin, which gives rise to MIRGFRHKGLAKFFETGPKAGVQAQHAERLRLILGRLSAATSPPDMALPGLSLHPLGGDRKGTWAVSVSGNWRVTFKFVGKDADAVDYEDYH